In Mycteria americana isolate JAX WOST 10 ecotype Jacksonville Zoo and Gardens chromosome Z, USCA_MyAme_1.0, whole genome shotgun sequence, the sequence ACTACCTGCATCTTGTTTTAAGTCCCACCAAAATTTGCTAGTCTCACTAGTTTGCTGGACCAGACATCCCATCTGTCTCCTGAAAGAGCTGCCAGGTTGCTATGTAGTCAgcattatttgtcttttaataaTGACGTCAGTTTGTCTGTTATTGTACCAGACAGAGAACTCGTGTGCGCTTGCTCTCCTTGAGTGAGCTGATTCTTTTCCAGCAGTAGTCGATGAAGGTTCAACATGAAGTCACGATGAACCCTATAAAAGTTCACTGAAAGCTTtgaaactttatttaaatattacactttctctgattttttttcttgttttgttttgtttttccagttatgCATCTGAGTAAATACAGCGTGCTCTGCTTTTGTGGTAATTATGCAAATTCACATTTGTCTGCAGGGATTTGTGGCAGTTGAAGGGTCAGGTTCTCTGTCAAATGCTGGAAGCGAGAAGCCTTCCTAGAAGTCATCATTTTGAAAGTGTGTATTTTATATTGGGTGACTATGAATTTTTATATAATGAATTTATGGTTTttgatgtaataaaaatattaaatcataaTTGCTGGTAGCAAAATACTAAAATAGGATAAATCTCAATTCAATAGAAACAAAACTCTGACGTGACCTTTACTGTTCCTCTTCATTCTCTCCAATGGCAAAAGCATAATAATCCCTTGCATGTAGCAAAAACGGACTATTCTGTGTCCAGGAAACTTTCTGGTTTATACATCCTTGTCAATTTTATTTACTCCCCATCAATGCACAATGTGGAATAGGCTTTCTAAAGCTCTGGGTGGCAAGGCTTCCAGCACAGTTGTCCTCTGATCTCACGGGAGCTGCTATTTTTGGTCAGGATGGGACTTTCCTGAAGTTAAAAACTACAATACCTGATATTTACTCCCCGTGCTCTGAGCTGATAGCAGCACCAGCTTGCCTAGTTTCTATTTTTGTGTTCTAGCTCTTTGTGCCAGAGGTTTGAATTACACTTTTAATTCCAAAGTTTTAATTTACCTTGTGGTTTGTGCCCCACAGTTAGGATTGAAGACTGATCCTGCTCGGATGTCGAAGCACTTCCCGTAGAAGTGGCCAGGCTTCCTGACCTGAACCACTAACCTAAACTATTTGTGACTACTTCCACTACCCCTGCCTACCTAGGGTGCCTTTACCCCAACAGGCTGGAGTTCGAAGCTGCCTCTCCGGGCAGATGTAGGTAGTCTGGGTTTAACATTGGGAAGAGCCCATGTGAGGAGCCCACATCTCTTAAGCCTGTTTCCATTTGAGACTCTagtgaaaataattacattgtaGTCACATCTATGTTGTTACTGAGCATTTCAGTTGAGGTTTCTATTTAATTAGAACTAATTTTAATAATTAGATGTAGTTGTTCTGGGTGTTGTGGTCTgagacatactttaaaaataccttggtGTTTTGAAGAGAATGTATCCAGCTTGTAATGTCCGTGAAGTTTGCTATTACCACTTTAGAACTGAGGAGGGTTCTGGTGTCTGAAAGCgagtttggtgggtttttcttaAGCTATTGTCAGTATTGAAATGAAGGTTATCTTTGCTCTAAAACCATTGTCTCTGTTTACAATCTTTTAAACAGAGTAACTTGCACAGGATGAAAATCTATTAACTAAATACCAGGTCACACTGTAATCTGTGAATTTGTTTTATCGTTCTAGCTATGACTTGGCTTGACAGGAAAAGGAACAAATTCAAGTAGTcagtatttcttcagtgaaataatttgtaatgaaaaatgagcttttacaCAAATCTCAGTATTCACAAAATAATGGACATCAAcactttcatttctgaaaaaaatgcagatttggtAAACAGATGATTAATGTTGATGATAAACTTGGTGAACATGCACGGGACTAAAGGAGGGTCAGCATTACAGGTAACACTGGGCAGACTAAGGTGTTCAAGAGCTGTGCTTTACGCAGCTACATATGAGAATCATGAATCTCATCCAAGATATTTGAAAATGAAGGGACTCCGTAAAGCCCATCTGTTTTCAATTGTACTTAATGGCTTGTTTTGTCAAAACCGATTTACTGCTACTGCCTGtaaaatcacttctgaaaactgATTGTAAGGCAGTATGTTTCTCACTAAAAGAGTTAGAAGAAACTGGATGAGCTGAAGTCTTTCCTTCAGTTACAACAGTTTAATTGTATTAACTCTATGTTTTCAATGAACGTAACAACCAGGTATCTGTGGAAAGAGTGGTTTAGCATTTAGGGATATTAGCCTCAGATTTGGTAGGCCTCAAGGCAAGTCCCAGCTCTGCTATCCATtccatgaaattaattttcacagcTCTCCTGGTTTTATTCCCTTTCTATGAAATCCAAATAGCAATTTGCCCACAACGGGCTGTTTGGGGAAACAGTGCACAACATGCAGATACTTCTTGTATTGGAGACGGTAGGGATCCTGCTCCTCTACGCGGAAAGAATTTCACACAAAATACGAAGACATTTGGGTACTGCGAAACCACCTCTTTCAAGATGAAATACCACCTGAAAGTCATTGTAGCTATGgattgctatttttaatttctcatgcATTCATACAGACTACTTTTGGAACAAgcatcccagctctgcagcagcaactgCATGGGAAAAACCACAGTAACGTTACTGTAGGACATGcattctgtctgtctgtctaccCGCCTGTCTATCTGTCTACCTACCTACCTGCCTACCTACCCACCCACCTATGGCTGTATGTGCAATGAAACCTTGGCAAGGTCCGCTGAGGTTTTCCAAACGCAAGGCACGTTTAAATCCCTTTCATCGCTTTGAGTCCTTCCCCGGAACCCACCATTTTTGGCTTCTTCGGGTGAAAAAGGCCACCCCGGCCGCCCCGCACCGCTCCGCACCCGCGGCCGAGGCCGGGGCACCTGCGGCGGGGGAGGAcgcagccggcgggggggggcgcagccggcgggagggggggcgcagccggcggggggggggggggcgcagccgGCGGGGGAGGAcgcagccggcgggggggggcgcagCCGGCAGGGGGCCCCCGCCAGCCTGGCCACACCGCCCCCTCCTGCCCGCGCCGCCAATAGGcggccggggcgctgccggcggccagTGGGAGGGGCGGTCTGGCTGCAGCCCCGCCCCCTGGGGGTGTGTGACCGGAGCCAATCGgcgggcccgcggcggggggtTTATAGTGGCGGGGGCCGCCGGCGCGGTGGTGGCccgtggtggcggcggcggcggcatcaTGGAGTGCGGGCGGCAGGTGGCGAACTTCGGGGCCGGGCCGGCGAAGCTGCCGCGCTCCGTGAGTAGGGGCCGGGGGCCCTCCCCGGCGCGGGCTGGGGCGCTGCGGAGGGCGGGGGCGGGCGTCCTCGTcctcccggcgcggcggcgggggcagccgcgCTGCGGGGCAGGTGGCTCTGCCCGCAGGCTGAGGCGGCTCTCCTCTCGCctgggctggggcggcggggcagcggcgggtgCCCGCCGGGCGTCGCGGCGCGTTCTGCctgccagcccggctccccgggggcttGGGCGGGCGCCGACTGCAAAGCGAGGTCTGGGGAAGCTCGAGTGAATAGCAGTGAAAATAATTACCCGGGGAGcacctcctttcttctccccctccctccccacccagtTAAATGCCCTGGTAAGGTCGGTTTTTTGGAAGCGCACCCTGAGGTGGCTTCAGGATCGCGCTCCCAGAGCTGGTGCTGAACTGACCATAAGGTCGCTCGTCAAGGGCTGTATCAGTCTGGGGATGGAAAGTAAGTCCTCTGATGCACAAGGGTAGCTGTGTCGAGTAGCTGATGAATAACATGGTAATTCCCTGAgaagtcttcatttaaaaagcgATAATGAGCGTAGTGTCGACTCAACCCTCTGGGAAGTTGCATCAGCAACCATAGATTATCCAGTTACATATGGAGAGGGGGTGGTTTCTGCCAAATTGTACGCATCTGACTTTCAACTTAAGAGTTATGTGTTGTGgaaattttttgttcttttcttagtTTCCTTCttagttttcttcattattttatgtgTTACTCCTTTAACAACTTTCTTTAGGTGAACAAATTTGCCgtacagcagctttttttttttccttctctcttctcatgGAAATGCCCTTTGTAGATTATGCGTGAAGAGATTTGTCGTTCTGTCTTGAACCCTTGGCTCTGAAAGGGGCTCTTACTAGAACTGCTGCAGTATCCCACACTCCAACAGAGAGTACGGAGAACTGGGGTTAGGGTTTGAGGAGAGCACAGCTGAGCTCCATATTATTAATCTGTTTTCCCCTTTCGAAAATGCAGTGCTCTCAAATGGACTAGTGTATCACCTCGATTGTTTCACTTTGATTATGGGCTGATGCCGCGTATGAAGTGCACGGACCCACTGAAGCAAGAAGGCAGACAGAGCTCTTCGTGGCAATTATAAGGCATATCATAAATGTCTATTGTAAGGCATGTGCTGATTGTCAGATAAAGAATGTTACTAACAGAATTGGATTTTATCAAGCAGTTTAACAAGCACGTTCTAATGGTCTGTGTGTTCCCTTTGATgtttcccccctgccctcctctggcATGAATAAGTTTGCACATGAAACATGGTGGTTAAAACTTCACAATCTCTAACATCCAAAGCAGCACAGTTGTTTCTAGTTGACCTCTTGGTGACCAGCTGTTACAGTTGACAGGCCATGCAGGTACCCTGTCAGCAAGGTagattttttcttcctgcaaCTGTCCAGAGCATGTGGTTTCTTGGCAGATCCTGGGGCGTATGCATACAGCATTTGTTTTGGTGGCTTTTCTACTGGggctccctctcctcctgcttcctttAGGAGGAACTAGGAGTGTTCTGGCTCTCACACAAGAATTTACTGAAATCACAAGCTGCAGATCCAATGGTTAGAATCTAATTCCACTTTGTTGATACGTGAGAGCtatgggagaagaaaggaaaacagaaggctGAAGCAGCAGATTACCTGGCTAGGGGTCCTAGGAGTGACCTGTGTTTTCTGGTTGTCtcaattttgcttcatttctttcttaaCTTTCAATAGCATAGAGAAGGCTCATCTTCAAAAAGTGCAGGACTTCACTCTGTGAAACCAGGCCTTGTCCTCTTGGGTCAGTTTGAGGTATCCAATTCctcaagctgattttttttctttcttttcctcaataCCTTGGTTGTCCTAGTTGCACAAGTCAAGTGAAAGAATGCAGGGTGGAGGGGTGGGGATTTAAGATGCTTAATTAGAAAGAGTACACATGCAAACATTAAGCATTCAGTAAAAGGTTGGGAGTTCCATCCCTAGTGGATGGATGTTCCAACTCCTAGAAATCATTCTGAAATCTGGAAATGTAACTGTTGAAATTATAACTTAAAACATGGTCTCCACAACAAGCATATGATTTAATTATTGCTATCTTACGAAAAGCCTTCAGCTACCAGATACAATGGAATTATGTTGGTGACTATACTTCTGTTAATCTCACTTGATATGTGTCAGGTTATTGCAATATGGAGCAGCTGGCATATGCATGATGCATCAGTGAGTCCAGATAGTGGAAAATTCCCTTAGTTtatttgtggattttttcttttgctaggtATTATTGGAGGCACAGAAAGAACTGGTGGACTACAAAGGACTTGGTATAAGTGTTCTTGGTAAGACTTTCttcattctgaaaaatacagaatttttatgtTTAACCAAATCGTGTAATAAGAGTTTTTGATCGTGGtatttcagctccttttcttttctaatacCTTATTCTGGTTACATGTACGTCCAGAGAATACTTTTCATACTGCTTTGCTATTATTCATCAGGAGACCATAAAATGATACATAACCAGATGTTCAGTGATCCAAAAAAAAGGACTAGAGACAAAAAAGATAACTAGTCATATATCAAACATTAGTAGTTTTGGATCTTTGGGCAGGGATGTACATGTATCTAggcaatatataaaaaaagattttacatatatataaaatactatatatgtatacatgtagtATACACATACTATACGTGTGTgcgtatatatgtgtatatagatACCATATATAGTATCTTATATACTATGTGGCAAAACGCTTCGGATGTATTTGATGTATAGCATCTTTCCCGTTAGGAAGGCAATGCTGTCCTGTCATGAAGAGGAGGTGTCTTCTGTGCCATATGGGTAGCTGACTGGCTTTTCAGCCCCAGTTGCACAAAAATTTTATGCAAGAAGATGGTCACCGTTTTACTAGTCCTGTGGAACTGTTTGGTTGCTAAAAGTAGAATGTGCAGCAGTCTCTGTAGGATTGGGATTTATGTTTAAATTATACACTCTTACAAATGGAAGAAAGAATGTGgatttaataaaagatattagTATTAAGTGTCCTTAATGTTTAATTAGGATTACTGCATGAAGAagccttcttaaaaataaaagaacaaaacaaaccccctgCTTTACTCTATACTTGCTACAGCATTAGTAGCAGAGAACATTCTTAGACTGAGAAAAACTTACACCTTTCTAGGGAGCATTTTTTCACACAGAGGTAGTTGTTTCTGGGGGTAGTAAGGTGATGTGGATGCCAAATGTGAATGGACTGGATTTGCCTGGATCTGGACAAGACTGGAGGTGTAAGTCTTGTGTGGGTATTTAGGAAGGCTCAGCAGAAAATATAGGAATTGGAACTGGGAATAGGAGCCTTCAGGCATTTTGGGTCTGTAGTGCAAAAGGTTTAAAGCTTAACACAATTTTTAAATCGCATTCATGTCTTACCattttgtttcatgttatttcttctttcctttccaccaAAGAAATGAGCCATCGGACCACAGATTTcacaaaaattttaaatacagctgaaaatctCATGCGTGAATTGCTGTAAGTGAATTAGTTCCtgcatatttttgctttatgcttGTGCTAGTTGCACCAATAATGACCAATGTGGAGACCTTTCATTGAAAGCACCtgtttgtgtggtggttttttttgtttagataCTGTGTGTGATAGAATAATAATCTTGGAGAGGACTTCTGTTTGTCTGATGCTGATTTATTTGAATGTGAAAATGGGCTTTTATTAGGTTAAGATGCTTTTTATGTATCTACTGTATGTTGATTAGTTgactttcttctgaaattttagTTTTTGTCACCTTCATGGAATACACTAAGGGCAGCaactttcttaaagaaataagTAGAAACAATAGAAACCAGTTCTCTAGTGGTATAGAGGTGATCTGTACATTACTCATCAGTCTGATTTTACTAACATAAGCTCTATGGATGTGTGTTAGAATCACTGATCAGGAGCCCATTCCCTATTTGTAGTGTGACacattttaaagtttgaaataaatatattatatattagaATTAATGTTCTCATAGTAGTTAATGATGGTCATTTCATATAAAAGCTTGACTCTCAGTCACAGTCAGAATTATTGACAGAGGGGTTTTAATGAATGATTTGAACAAGTAATTTTGTGACTGTATGAACAACTCCTTATGGCACTTGCTCTGCAAGTACAATTTACTGTACAATTGCACTTGCAAATTGAAGGGTCTCAAAGCTGAATTCTACTGTGAGCACTTTGCTGTGAAGTTCTTTGCCTGACAGAAAAGCCATGAAGCTAGCAATAGATGAAATTACAAGAGAGCATTAATTCTGCTGAAATATCTTTCAAGTTTGTGTGCACTATGATAGTAGAGCTACTCAGGATTGAATTTGTTTAATGCAATCCAAGGGGGAAAAAGCttgttttcagcaaatttttATCAGTAAAATATATAGCATTACTCTTAATTAAGAGTTGTTATTCAAGACCACTGCTGAGGTAAGTTGAAGGGATTTGGTCTAAGCTCTTGGCAAAGAGTCTTTTAAAATGACAGTGTTCTTCCTCAGCTGCTGTTAAATGCATAGTATCAAGCAGTATGCATCCTGTGTCTTTTGGGAATAAATAAATGGTTATTTCTTGCATGCAGACATATACCAGAAAACTACAAAGTTATTTTCCTCCAAGGAGGTGGATCTGGTCAGTTCAGTGCAGTCCCACTTAATCTTATTGGTTTAAAGGAAGGAAGACATGCAGATTATGTGGTTACTGGAGCTTGGTCAGCAAAAGCAGCTAAAGAAGCAGAGAAGTATGCCAAAGTGAATATCGTTCATCCAAAACTAGGAACGTATACAAGTAAGTTGATGATTATATCCATCCATGTGAATGCTTAGCTTTTTGAATCACTCTAAAAATTGGTCCAACTCAGCTACTGGGTTACTGAATGGTAACTAGTTACAGAGTTGACTGCCCAGCACTCGAAAGACTGCCTGCCACATCTCTCCATGTTCATCACCGGGCTATCTGTTAGATGGCTTAACAGTCTCCACCAGGAAAGAATTGTGAAACTAAGCTGAGCAGATCCCAGAAAATAAGTGGCAAGAAGCAAATGTGTATCGGTAGGGAAATGGTctgggctgatttttttttctttttttttgttatttaactgAGTTCTTAAGCTATTTGCAGGGATATTACGAGGTATTTCAGTTTCAGGTACGCTCAATAATGAGATTGCTCTGAAATTTAGGAGTATGTCTGGGATCTTAACCTTATTGGCCCAGGAGATGGGAGACCTGCATTCTGTTACCTTCTTTCAAGGGTTCCCAAATACTTGTCTTCCCCACCCATGTGTCAGGCAGTTGGCTTTGGAATAGAAGAGGCATTTTCAACTCCTCCTCTTGAGGCTTGTTACTGGATGTGACATAATCTAAATAACCACAgtgtagaaggaagaaaaaggtgaacTGTAATTGAGGCATTGGGAATTTTTATGAGAGGGTCTGTTTCAAGAACATTTTAAGTGTATAATTTATCACTGGATATACATAAATAATTCTTGGAGCAGGGACACCTGAGTTCTGGTTTTCACTCCTGCTGATCatgcttgcttttcttccctctggtCCAAATTATAGCATTTGAACTGGGAAGAATGGCAACAGGAAAGACAAAGAATATCCCCATACAAGTTAATATATTAACTGGTGATTAGGGCACTACCTTGGAAGATAAGTTTATATCCTCTGAGGCACAGCAAGGAATTGAACCTACAGCTCCCCAGGAGTGTATTCACCATTTGGCAGCTGTAGATAAGGGGAGAGGTAGTAAATAATGGTGGAGGCAATAGCAGCACTTCTTCCCCCTCATGTTTtgcaggagagaagaaaggaagagcaaCCATTTATTCTGTGCAAAACTTGTTCTGTGCTGTCAGGGCATGCCTGTATATTGCCTGTTGACAGAGAAAATCTTAGTTTTGTAAATCAGTTGCAAAGCTTAAACAGGAGCTAGGTAGGTAACCTTGTGTTCAGCTTGGACAAGACTGAAATGCTTCTGGGGATGCACAGAAACACAGCTTTAGAGAACTTTGCCAGTGAGAATTTGGATGCCTCAGTGGTTCCAAAGGCATCAGGAGAATTCTTGGACCCAGTGCCTGAATtcctctgaaatgctgttttggaCCCGTAGGGCAGTAGTTTGTAGTCTGGGATCGCAAACCTGATGAAAATCCCTTGAGGCATAAGGGCTGAAAACCAGAAGGGTGTTTGCCAGCTTAATGGTGGCTCACCACAGAATTTTGGGAATGTGCTGGTATATTTCCTTTGCAGATATATTATATCTTCCTGGTAGCAAGATAATTAATACTTTATACTGCAAAGTCATTCTGGGTTTGCACTGAAGTCCCGTGTTCAAGTAAAATTGCATGCCAGGAAAATTACTTGCCTCCAGTgacctttggttttcttttttgtctgtctcAGACATTCCTGACCCAAGCACTTGGAATCTTAATCCAGATGCATCTTATGTCTATTACTGTGCTAATGAGACTGTTCATGGTGTGGAGTTTGACTTTGTACCTGATGTCAAAGGAGCAGTCTTGGTTTGTGATATGTCATCAAACTTCCTGTCCAGACCTGTGGACGTTTCCAAGGT encodes:
- the PSAT1 gene encoding phosphoserine aminotransferase isoform X1; translation: MECGRQVANFGAGPAKLPRSVLLEAQKELVDYKGLGISVLEMSHRTTDFTKILNTAENLMRELLHIPENYKVIFLQGGGSGQFSAVPLNLIGLKEGRHADYVVTGAWSAKAAKEAEKYAKVNIVHPKLGTYTNIPDPSTWNLNPDASYVYYCANETVHGVEFDFVPDVKGAVLVCDMSSNFLSRPVDVSKFGVIFAGAQKNVGCAGVTVVIVREDLLGFALKECPVVLDYKTQAMNGSLYNTPPCYSIYIMGLVLEWIKNNGGAAAMDKLSSIKSRMIYDIIDKSNGFYVCPVEKKNRSRMNVPFRIGSIKGDEALEKKFLEKAVELNMISLKGHRSVGGIRASLYNAVTVEDVQKLATFMRSFMQMHQS